The Corallococcus exiguus genome has a window encoding:
- a CDS encoding FBP domain-containing protein: MFRIESEKELLRAFRSRDRKHVELPKGTQLPLFVRDYLSWVDPYGVRVFLVFVAPGSKQPTGIAFRRDQHGDPTLAPKMCDWCRTPTVAEVGLITTDVDSKRRVGVIVCLDLRCGERLESMSDRSGRSVLDDKARLMERMARFASEALGLEPGSAD, from the coding sequence ATGTTCCGAATCGAGTCAGAAAAAGAGTTGCTGCGAGCCTTCCGCTCCAGGGATCGCAAGCACGTCGAACTGCCCAAGGGCACCCAGCTCCCGCTCTTCGTGCGGGACTACCTTTCGTGGGTGGATCCGTACGGGGTGCGCGTCTTCCTGGTGTTCGTCGCGCCGGGGAGCAAGCAGCCCACGGGTATCGCCTTCCGCAGGGATCAGCACGGAGACCCGACCCTTGCGCCCAAGATGTGTGACTGGTGCCGGACGCCCACCGTGGCGGAGGTGGGGCTTATCACCACGGATGTCGACTCGAAGCGCAGGGTGGGTGTGATCGTCTGCCTGGACCTGCGCTGCGGTGAGCGGCTGGAGTCCATGTCGGACCGGTCCGGTCGCAGCGTCCTGGACGACAAGGCGAGGCTGATGGAGCGCATGGCTCGCTTCGCGAGCGAAGCACTGGGCTTGGAGCCCGGCTCGGCGGATTGA
- a CDS encoding Ig-like domain-containing protein: MHLSLRILLPLLVIGLGGIACGDDASSPPNQPPTVSDTVSAPTALVAGTTGTLTITARDPDGDPLTYSWMQVAPSTAGTWVGGTTGESAQWYSPAVGTETAFTFHVSVTDGVNPPVVRTVTVPVSVPHYGADIQSLWNSGQCTNCHGKAGNLSLAPLSSHASLVNVTAKACGTLQRVMPGDPDNSALVRKMEGTACGDRMPTGKPEYFDQHPGMNVLVRSWILAGAAND, translated from the coding sequence ATGCACTTATCCCTACGGATCCTGTTGCCCCTGCTGGTCATCGGGTTGGGAGGCATCGCCTGTGGCGATGATGCCTCCTCCCCTCCCAACCAACCCCCCACCGTGAGCGACACCGTCTCCGCACCCACGGCACTGGTCGCGGGAACGACCGGCACCCTGACCATCACCGCGAGAGACCCGGACGGCGACCCGCTGACCTACTCATGGATGCAGGTCGCTCCCAGCACAGCGGGCACCTGGGTGGGTGGCACCACGGGTGAGAGCGCGCAATGGTACTCGCCCGCCGTGGGCACGGAGACCGCGTTCACCTTCCACGTGAGCGTCACGGATGGCGTGAACCCGCCCGTGGTGCGGACCGTCACCGTGCCCGTGTCGGTGCCCCACTACGGCGCGGACATCCAGTCGCTTTGGAACTCCGGGCAGTGCACGAACTGCCACGGCAAGGCCGGCAACCTGAGCCTTGCTCCGCTCAGCAGCCACGCGAGCCTGGTCAACGTCACCGCCAAGGCCTGTGGCACCCTCCAGCGCGTCATGCCCGGCGACCCGGACAACTCGGCGCTCGTGCGGAAGATGGAGGGCACGGCGTGCGGAGACCGCATGCCCACGGGCAAGCCGGAGTACTTCGATCAGCACCCGGGCATGAACGTCCTGGTCCGCTCGTGGATCCTCGCGGGCGCGGCCAACGACTGA
- a CDS encoding LysR family transcriptional regulator, giving the protein MAANPPLLDDMVLFAEVVATASITSAAERLGLRKSTVSRRLAALEERLGIRLLERNTRRLRLTEAGREYHAHCARLVAEAREVNAAVSESRGTPQGTLRIATLSLLGELLTPVIAELLLHHPRLRVEVSLAQTHVDLIAEEYDLALRTGPLADSSLMARRLGRLRTGYYASPHYLSRHGTPRTPEALTTHECILLAESGTDEVWFFAEGRSTRTVPVTGRLRVPSERAGQAAARAGLGIVRLAASLVADDVRAGLLVPVLETDTPPGLPIFAVYPSSRQLPLKVRAFLKLLSARGAALPWQEE; this is encoded by the coding sequence GTGGCCGCGAACCCGCCCCTGCTGGACGACATGGTGCTCTTCGCGGAGGTGGTGGCGACGGCCAGCATCACCTCCGCGGCGGAGCGCCTGGGCCTGCGCAAGTCCACGGTGAGCCGCCGGCTGGCCGCCCTGGAGGAGCGCCTGGGCATCCGGCTGCTCGAGCGCAACACGCGCAGGCTCCGCCTCACGGAAGCGGGCCGCGAGTACCACGCGCACTGCGCACGGCTCGTCGCCGAGGCCCGCGAGGTGAACGCCGCCGTGAGCGAATCGCGCGGCACGCCCCAGGGCACGCTGCGCATCGCCACGCTGTCGCTGCTGGGCGAACTGCTCACGCCCGTCATCGCGGAGCTGCTCCTGCACCATCCCCGGCTGCGCGTGGAGGTGTCGCTCGCGCAGACGCACGTGGACCTCATCGCGGAGGAGTACGACCTGGCGCTGCGCACCGGGCCGCTCGCGGACTCGTCGCTGATGGCGCGCAGGCTCGGGCGCCTGCGCACCGGTTACTACGCCAGCCCGCACTACCTCAGCCGCCACGGCACGCCCCGGACGCCCGAAGCGCTGACGACCCACGAGTGCATCCTCCTGGCCGAGTCCGGCACCGACGAGGTGTGGTTCTTCGCCGAAGGCCGGAGCACTCGCACCGTACCGGTGACGGGCCGCCTGCGCGTGCCGAGCGAGCGCGCGGGCCAGGCGGCGGCGCGAGCAGGACTGGGCATCGTCCGGCTCGCGGCATCGCTGGTGGCGGACGACGTGCGCGCGGGGCTGCTCGTCCCCGTGCTCGAAACCGACACGCCCCCGGGCCTGCCCATCTTCGCCGTCTACCCGAGCAGCCGGCAGCTGCCCCTCAAGGTGCGCGCCTTCCTGAAGCTGCTGTCCGCACGCGGCGCCGCGCTCCCGTGGCAGGAGGAATAG
- the trxA gene encoding thioredoxin — protein MAGDVIELGDAEFQREVLESEEPVLVDFTATWCPPCRVLAPVIDSLAAEYKGRMKMAKLNVDDHPRTPEQYGIRAMPTLLFFKGGKVVKQVVGALPRAKLEEAVRQVL, from the coding sequence ATGGCTGGCGACGTCATCGAGCTGGGAGACGCGGAGTTCCAACGCGAGGTGCTGGAGTCGGAGGAACCGGTGCTGGTGGACTTCACCGCCACGTGGTGCCCGCCGTGCCGGGTCCTCGCGCCGGTCATCGACTCGCTGGCCGCCGAGTACAAGGGCCGGATGAAGATGGCCAAGCTCAACGTGGACGACCATCCAAGGACGCCCGAGCAGTACGGCATCCGCGCCATGCCCACCCTGCTGTTCTTCAAGGGCGGGAAGGTGGTGAAGCAGGTGGTGGGCGCCCTGCCCAGGGCCAAGCTGGAGGAGGCCGTGCGCCAGGTGCTCTGA